One region of Hydrogenobaculum sp. Y04AAS1 genomic DNA includes:
- a CDS encoding heterodisulfide reductase-related iron-sulfur binding cluster has product MPEMSIGGLKEFNFDLDDPKFYNEEALYEEVKRVYLKCKDCRMCVNFCPSFPALFDAVDKKNDNIEALTKEELAKPLELCFHCKQCYFKCPYTPPHEWKLDFPHLSLRYKAIKFKNQVAKITDRLMLDTDLVGKLSVPFGKVVNKTMDVKPVRFIMEKTAGIDQRAKLPPINEHSFKSFLKDNLMPIKKPVRKAVLFYTCLLNYNFLEKGKALLHVLYKNSIHVEVPEQNCCGIPFFDIGDLNSSIKKAKYNVDMMIDYVRNGYDVIVPVPTCALQLKHEYPLLLRTPESKELSEKVYEIGDYLFSLNQENLFNKDFKNHMGKIDYHIACHLKSLGVGYKSAALMRMIPNTKVRIVEMCSGHDGTFGVKKDTFDMAVGVGKPLFDNILNQKADLVVSDCPLAGNFIELNTTRVVKSPIEVLSMAYGDVL; this is encoded by the coding sequence ATGCCTGAAATGTCAATAGGTGGATTAAAGGAGTTTAACTTTGATTTGGATGATCCAAAATTTTACAATGAAGAAGCTCTTTATGAAGAAGTTAAGAGAGTTTATTTAAAGTGTAAAGATTGTAGGATGTGTGTAAATTTTTGTCCTTCTTTTCCGGCGCTTTTTGACGCTGTAGATAAGAAAAACGATAATATAGAAGCTCTTACAAAAGAAGAGCTGGCAAAACCTTTGGAGCTTTGTTTTCATTGCAAGCAATGCTATTTTAAATGTCCTTACACACCGCCCCATGAGTGGAAATTAGATTTTCCTCATTTATCTTTGAGATATAAAGCTATAAAATTTAAAAATCAAGTTGCTAAAATAACTGACAGACTTATGCTTGACACAGATTTGGTGGGTAAATTGTCTGTACCGTTTGGAAAAGTTGTAAATAAAACAATGGACGTAAAACCAGTTAGATTTATAATGGAAAAAACGGCAGGTATTGACCAAAGGGCAAAGCTACCACCTATAAACGAACATTCTTTTAAAAGCTTTTTAAAAGATAACTTGATGCCGATAAAAAAACCAGTTAGAAAAGCTGTTTTATTTTATACATGTTTATTAAATTACAACTTTCTTGAAAAAGGTAAAGCCCTTTTACATGTACTTTACAAAAATAGTATACATGTAGAAGTGCCAGAGCAAAATTGCTGCGGTATACCATTTTTTGATATAGGAGATTTAAATAGCTCCATCAAAAAAGCCAAATACAACGTAGATATGATGATAGACTACGTAAGAAACGGCTACGATGTGATAGTGCCAGTACCAACGTGTGCATTGCAACTTAAACATGAGTATCCTTTGCTTTTAAGAACACCAGAATCTAAAGAGCTATCTGAAAAGGTTTATGAAATAGGAGATTATTTGTTTTCTTTAAATCAAGAAAATCTTTTTAATAAAGATTTTAAAAACCATATGGGTAAGATAGATTATCATATAGCTTGTCATTTAAAGTCTTTAGGAGTTGGTTATAAATCTGCAGCGCTAATGAGGATGATACCAAATACAAAAGTAAGGATAGTAGAGATGTGCTCTGGACATGATGGTACTTTTGGTGTTAAAAAAGATACTTTTGATATGGCCGTTGGTGTAGGAAAGCCTTTGTTTGATAATAT
- a CDS encoding rubrerythrin family protein — MSKDLKGTKTLECLKHAFAGESQANRRYLYFAREADIQGYPDVANNFRETAEGETGHAFGHLDYLRKYNGVDPATDKPMSTLEGMLESAVAGEVYEYSEMYPGFAKTAREEGFDDIAAWFETLAKAEKSHAGRFQKVLESVKNG; from the coding sequence ATGAGCAAGGACTTAAAAGGCACAAAGACACTTGAGTGTCTCAAACATGCATTTGCTGGGGAATCCCAAGCAAACAGAAGATATCTGTATTTTGCAAGAGAAGCCGATATTCAAGGCTATCCAGATGTAGCCAACAACTTTAGAGAAACGGCAGAAGGCGAAACTGGACATGCGTTTGGACATCTTGATTATCTAAGAAAATACAACGGCGTAGACCCAGCTACCGATAAGCCGATGTCAACTCTTGAAGGAATGCTAGAGTCTGCTGTAGCTGGTGAGGTTTACGAATATTCTGAAATGTATCCTGGTTTTGCAAAAACCGCTAGGGAAGAAGGTTTTGATGATATAGCAGCTTGGTTTGAAACATTGGCAAAAGCAGAAAAATCTCATGCTGGTAGGTTCCAAAAGGTTCTAGAAAGCGTAAAGAACGGCTAA
- a CDS encoding DUF4878 domain-containing protein, which produces MRKKISVIFGVVATIIFLSGCSPQTINNNNPETVLKNFDKDIENGDFKDAAKLLNPDTVSSRGKIWAERWVKLNTYNVKSITIKDIRILGGTAHATVNITYKDGKTQKNAIDLIKNNGTWYISPSFSFKEGK; this is translated from the coding sequence ATGAGGAAAAAAATTTCAGTTATTTTTGGTGTGGTTGCAACAATAATATTTTTATCTGGATGTTCTCCTCAAACCATAAACAACAATAATCCTGAAACTGTATTAAAAAACTTTGACAAAGATATAGAAAATGGTGATTTTAAAGACGCTGCAAAACTTCTAAATCCAGATACCGTATCTTCAAGAGGCAAGATATGGGCAGAAAGATGGGTAAAGCTAAACACTTACAACGTAAAAAGCATAACCATAAAAGATATACGTATTTTGGGAGGCACTGCACACGCAACTGTAAACATAACATATAAAGACGGCAAAACCCAAAAAAATGCTATAGATCTCATCAAAAACAACGGCACTTGGTATATAAGTCCATCTTTTAGCTTTAAGGAGGGTAAATAA
- the gspG gene encoding type II secretion system major pseudopilin GspG, translated as MLISSNSSLKELHKKGFTLIELLVVIVIIGILSAIIIPRITNRIGEAKIKATKVQLKNLQGALEQYYIDTGMYPTTAQGLQALVEKPTIPPIPENWHQELDKIPTDGWGHKFYYISPAPNHPYDLFAKTPDGKKIDVWTMHLKK; from the coding sequence ATGCTAATTTCTTCGAACTCATCGCTCAAAGAGCTACACAAAAAGGGATTTACTCTTATTGAGCTTTTAGTAGTAATAGTGATAATAGGTATACTTTCTGCTATAATAATACCGCGTATCACAAATAGAATTGGAGAAGCAAAAATAAAAGCTACAAAAGTCCAGCTAAAAAATCTTCAGGGAGCTTTAGAACAGTATTATATAGATACTGGCATGTACCCTACAACAGCACAAGGGCTTCAAGCTTTAGTAGAAAAGCCTACAATACCACCAATTCCAGAAAATTGGCATCAAGAGCTAGACAAAATCCCCACCGACGGCTGGGGACACAAGTTTTACTATATCTCACCAGCTCCCAATCATCCTTACGACCTTTTTGCTAAAACTCCAGATGGTAAAAAAATAGATGTATGGACAATGCATCTCAAAAAATAA
- a CDS encoding prepilin-type N-terminal cleavage/methylation domain-containing protein yields MYGQCISKNNQKGFTLLETIAAFVVFVVMIAGAYSLLIQAIKLHERQQTLTKDAFILFNKLKYTSKHTSIKHIHHFNYQVIRYHNLKVVKFLPQ; encoded by the coding sequence ATGTATGGACAATGCATCTCAAAAAATAATCAAAAAGGCTTTACGCTTTTAGAAACTATAGCAGCCTTCGTGGTGTTTGTAGTGATGATAGCAGGAGCTTATTCTCTTCTAATTCAAGCTATAAAACTCCATGAAAGACAACAAACTCTAACAAAAGATGCTTTTATTCTATTCAACAAGCTAAAATATACTTCTAAACATACCTCCATAAAACATATTCATCATTTTAACTATCAAGTGATTCGGTACCACAACCTAAAAGTGGTAAAATTTTTACCCCAATGA
- a CDS encoding type II secretion system protein — protein MKCYKEKAFGFTLLEILVVIVIVSLFFSTLIGSYFFIVKKSLKTMKDSKNLYNYAKAIYNLENAIKCSKSIKIDNSKNFSTLYLYTYCGIYKGFSKEVFFVKDNTLYIYAYPYEFGDIFFYDEKKAIKLIPITNFRAEFINNDLIKFNINNKHFIVPILIK, from the coding sequence ATGAAATGTTATAAAGAAAAAGCTTTTGGTTTTACGCTTTTGGAAATATTGGTGGTTATCGTTATCGTATCTTTGTTTTTCAGTACATTGATAGGGTCTTATTTTTTTATAGTTAAAAAAAGCCTAAAAACCATGAAAGACTCTAAAAATCTTTATAACTACGCAAAGGCTATATATAATTTAGAAAATGCTATAAAATGCTCAAAAAGTATAAAAATAGACAATTCAAAAAACTTTTCTACATTATATCTATATACATACTGTGGTATATATAAAGGTTTTTCAAAGGAGGTCTTTTTCGTAAAAGATAATACGTTGTACATTTACGCTTATCCGTACGAGTTTGGAGATATCTTTTTTTACGATGAAAAAAAAGCCATAAAGTTAATACCTATAACAAATTTTAGAGCAGAGTTTATTAACAACGATTTAATCAAGTTTAATATAAATAACAAACATTTTATAGTGCCTATTTTGATAAAATAA
- a CDS encoding N-acetylmuramoyl-L-alanine amidase yields the protein MKKVKKYLTILVIFLISFVSFSWSKIIDVRKGLYQDKIRYVFDVKDVNIYKVRQEGRNIIIEIGDRKFIYTMTYVPAAVKSFMLQNPERIVIDIYKPKASQDSILNIISPKYAYLLKKKPSLENTVYDKGEDPLSVVDKKYLEAIENYEKPQKTYKYIPHPHGVKVVVIDPGHGSKDSGAIGIGGVEEKNIVLSIGKKLDFFLKHDPRFKVIMTRDKDVFVPLQERARIAIENRADLFISIHCNMAPGHITWPHGTNIYFLSTPGINMKYNELVNNEAFSHLVFGNALYEPSLSAKKVLARLALDVTKNQSFEFAKDLAYTLDEDLHKHVDIHNIHRRNFVVLRTPGIPSVLVETGFISNPHDVKELTNPSYQWAFAKAMYEAIVNYFFGQHNKTPQNNLALKGS from the coding sequence ATGAAGAAAGTGAAAAAATACTTGACGATTTTAGTAATATTTTTGATTAGCTTTGTTAGTTTTTCTTGGTCTAAGATAATAGATGTAAGAAAGGGTTTATATCAGGATAAAATACGCTATGTATTTGATGTAAAAGATGTAAATATATATAAAGTACGTCAAGAGGGTAGAAACATTATTATAGAAATAGGTGATAGAAAGTTTATATATACTATGACATACGTACCAGCTGCAGTAAAAAGCTTTATGTTACAAAATCCAGAAAGAATAGTAATAGATATATATAAGCCTAAGGCCTCTCAAGATAGTATTTTAAATATAATATCTCCAAAGTACGCTTACCTATTAAAGAAAAAACCAAGTTTGGAAAATACGGTTTACGATAAAGGTGAAGATCCTTTAAGCGTAGTAGATAAAAAGTATTTGGAAGCTATAGAAAATTATGAAAAACCTCAAAAAACTTACAAATATATACCACATCCACATGGGGTAAAAGTGGTGGTGATAGATCCAGGACACGGCAGTAAGGATTCTGGTGCTATAGGAATAGGTGGGGTAGAAGAAAAAAATATTGTATTGTCTATAGGTAAGAAGTTGGATTTTTTCTTGAAACATGACCCAAGGTTTAAAGTAATAATGACAAGGGATAAAGATGTATTTGTACCGCTTCAAGAAAGGGCTAGGATAGCCATAGAAAATAGAGCGGATTTGTTTATAAGCATACATTGCAACATGGCACCTGGTCATATTACGTGGCCACATGGCACTAACATATATTTTCTATCTACTCCAGGTATAAATATGAAGTACAACGAGTTGGTAAACAACGAAGCCTTTTCTCATCTTGTGTTTGGTAATGCTTTATACGAGCCAAGCTTAAGTGCTAAGAAAGTGTTAGCTAGATTGGCTTTGGATGTTACGAAAAACCAAAGCTTTGAATTTGCTAAAGATTTAGCTTATACCTTAGACGAAGATTTGCATAAGCATGTTGATATTCACAACATACATAGAAGAAATTTTGTAGTACTTAGAACTCCTGGTATACCATCTGTTTTAGTGGAAACTGGATTTATTAGCAACCCTCACGATGTAAAAGAACTTACAAACCCATCTTACCAATGGGCTTTTGCGAAAGCAATGTACGAGGCCATAGTAAATTATTTCTTTGGTCAGCACAACAAAACACCACAAAACAATTTAGCTTTAAAAGGTAGCTAA